From the genome of Candidatus Dadabacteria bacterium, one region includes:
- the recG gene encoding ATP-dependent DNA helicase RecG encodes MRGELEKILRSLQTPLLFASRNNFSNLDKVPELGEDIRKISTKLLTGKFPEEVKTPVASLRNSFSDFKTLTRPEKAKRISSALSVVRETMKLVRKSERKDISRKAAVSRKKLPPGGSPFSVSVTNLKRIGPRIAGFLAKKSIRTVSDLLFYSPRKYDDRRKIADISEVVPGDSCTVRGEVVSVADIRNRKRSFFQVVIYDGTGRLRLTWFNYNPSYLRGIFKKGLSFIIHGKVSVAPGGRALQIIHPLAQDIEVVEDEEDVGNPLQFGRIVPVYPLTEGLTQKKLREAVRGALDSYARDFKGLIPKDIQEKHDLMDLPKALEQVHFPPGDVLPVDFDDLGSVASSRPHRTVIFFEFFVLQLGLFSKKRKVDESRGISFSPGSSLSEKLLRSLSFSLTHAQERAISEIGADMGSSQPMNRLLQGDVGSGKTLVALVSMLRAVESGYQAALMVPTEILAEQHFRNISQMTENTGISVVLLKSALSKAEKSRVHEEIKTGQADIVVGTHALISEAVDFKALGFVVIDEQHRFGVIQRAKLVQKAMVPDVLVMTATPIPRTLAITVYGDLEVSVIDELPPSRKKVETFVLGDTQKNRTWFYTQIRKKLEEGRQAYFVYPFIEESENQDFKRVRHVTRMVEELRREFSEFRVSLLHGRMKSDERDVVMDDFLAKRCDILVSTTVIEVGVDVPNATVMVIENAERFGLSQLHQMRGRVGRGEHESTCYIVYSFISGEESGERLKIMGETSDGFRISEFDLANRGPGEFMGTKQSGVPGFSFANLIRDSALLNESRDCARQLMDRVDNYAEYEKLFAHVTEKWGEMLELDTSS; translated from the coding sequence ATGCGGGGCGAGCTGGAAAAAATCCTGCGTTCTCTGCAAACTCCACTTCTTTTTGCCTCAAGGAATAATTTTTCAAATCTTGACAAGGTTCCCGAACTTGGAGAGGACATAAGGAAAATCTCGACGAAACTTCTTACGGGGAAGTTTCCCGAGGAAGTAAAAACTCCTGTAGCGTCACTGAGGAATTCTTTCTCTGACTTCAAAACCCTGACGCGTCCAGAAAAAGCCAAAAGAATATCTTCTGCGCTATCGGTCGTTCGCGAAACGATGAAGCTTGTTAGAAAAAGTGAACGCAAGGATATCTCCAGGAAAGCAGCCGTTTCCAGGAAAAAGCTTCCCCCAGGCGGGAGCCCATTTTCTGTAAGCGTCACGAATCTTAAGAGAATCGGACCGAGGATTGCGGGATTTCTCGCGAAAAAATCCATACGTACCGTCTCTGATCTTCTTTTCTACTCTCCGAGAAAATATGACGACCGCAGGAAAATAGCGGACATATCGGAGGTCGTTCCCGGGGATTCCTGCACTGTTCGGGGCGAAGTTGTCTCCGTGGCGGACATAAGAAACAGAAAGAGAAGCTTTTTTCAGGTGGTGATTTACGATGGGACCGGCAGGCTCAGGCTCACTTGGTTTAATTACAATCCTTCCTACCTGAGGGGGATTTTTAAGAAGGGGTTGAGCTTCATAATTCACGGCAAGGTATCGGTTGCCCCTGGCGGCAGAGCTCTTCAGATAATTCATCCGCTTGCCCAGGACATAGAGGTAGTAGAAGATGAAGAAGATGTCGGAAACCCTCTTCAGTTTGGAAGAATTGTTCCCGTCTACCCGCTTACAGAAGGTCTTACTCAGAAGAAACTGAGAGAGGCGGTAAGAGGGGCTCTTGACAGCTACGCGCGGGACTTCAAGGGACTGATCCCGAAAGATATTCAGGAAAAGCACGACCTGATGGACTTGCCCAAGGCCCTTGAGCAGGTGCATTTCCCTCCTGGCGATGTACTTCCAGTTGATTTTGACGACCTTGGTTCGGTTGCAAGTTCGCGGCCTCACAGAACCGTTATATTTTTCGAGTTTTTCGTTCTCCAGCTTGGCCTTTTCTCCAAAAAACGAAAGGTGGACGAAAGTCGGGGCATATCTTTTAGTCCTGGCAGTTCTCTTTCGGAAAAACTTCTTCGTTCACTTTCCTTCAGCCTTACACATGCTCAGGAAAGGGCTATCTCGGAGATAGGGGCAGATATGGGTTCCTCCCAACCGATGAACAGGCTTCTTCAGGGTGACGTGGGAAGCGGAAAGACTCTTGTCGCTCTTGTCTCGATGCTCCGGGCAGTTGAGTCAGGCTATCAGGCCGCACTTATGGTTCCGACGGAGATACTGGCCGAGCAGCATTTTCGAAATATTAGCCAGATGACCGAGAACACGGGAATAAGCGTAGTTCTTCTTAAAAGTGCGCTTTCGAAGGCGGAAAAATCCCGCGTCCACGAAGAGATAAAGACCGGGCAGGCTGATATCGTGGTCGGAACCCACGCTCTGATCTCAGAAGCGGTGGATTTTAAGGCTCTCGGATTCGTGGTAATAGATGAGCAGCACAGGTTCGGAGTTATTCAGAGGGCCAAGCTGGTACAGAAAGCGATGGTGCCCGACGTTCTTGTTATGACGGCTACTCCGATTCCGAGAACCCTGGCCATCACCGTGTACGGAGATCTTGAAGTTTCAGTGATTGACGAACTTCCTCCTTCAAGAAAAAAGGTGGAGACCTTTGTTCTCGGGGATACGCAGAAAAATCGAACATGGTTTTACACCCAGATAAGAAAAAAGCTTGAAGAGGGACGCCAGGCGTATTTCGTCTATCCCTTTATAGAGGAATCCGAGAATCAGGATTTCAAACGCGTAAGACACGTAACCAGAATGGTCGAGGAACTGCGCAGGGAATTCTCTGAGTTTCGTGTCTCTCTTCTCCACGGCAGGATGAAAAGCGATGAAAGGGACGTGGTGATGGATGATTTTCTTGCGAAGCGATGTGATATTCTTGTCTCCACGACTGTGATAGAGGTGGGAGTCGATGTTCCCAACGCCACAGTAATGGTTATAGAAAACGCGGAGCGTTTCGGGCTCTCACAACTTCACCAGATGAGGGGAAGAGTGGGGAGGGGAGAACATGAATCAACCTGCTATATAGTATATTCGTTCATATCGGGAGAGGAGTCGGGAGAAAGGCTTAAAATAATGGGCGAGACCTCAGATGGGTTCAGAATCTCTGAGTTTGATCTTGCCAACAGGGGCCCTGGAGAATTCATGGGCACGAAGCAGTCTGGAGTTCCCGGTTTCAGTTTTGCCAATCTTATAAGAGATTCCGCGTTGCTTAACGAATCAAGAGACTGTGCCCGCCAACTGATGGACAGGGTGGATAATTACGCGGAATACGAAAAACTCTTTGCGCATGTAACGGAGAAATGGGGCGAAATGCTTGAACTGGATACTAGTTCATAG
- the odhB gene encoding 2-oxoglutarate dehydrogenase complex dihydrolipoyllysine-residue succinyltransferase codes for MAKNIVVPHLGDSVIEATIIKWTKQQGDTVRLGETVVELETEKANFEVAAEATGILASIAKKADEDVEVGDILGTIEVSESKKDTRSGAEESPKKTEASPQPPTEGTPQEKQPEEEPETRVTPVARNIAEQNEVDLSQIVPEGNRITKEDVERHLESQRTGGEIPQEAPPEEEISETPVSPDIFPSLSQLTANRERRMKMSRRRRTIARRLVEAQQTAAILSTFNEIDMSNVMELRSRKKDAFREKYGVSLGFSSFFIKASIGALRLFPEINAEIQEDEIVYKDYYDIGIAVGAEGGLVVPVIREADRKTFAQIEKEVRELAEKANTNTLSLDEIFGGTFTITNGGVYGSLMSTPILNPPQVAILGLHKIEERPVAVNGDIVIKPMMYTALSYDHRIVDGKEAVQFLVKVKELIEDPETLLIEG; via the coding sequence ATGGCCAAGAACATCGTCGTTCCCCACTTGGGGGATTCCGTAATAGAAGCAACAATAATCAAGTGGACCAAGCAACAGGGAGACACGGTAAGACTCGGGGAAACCGTTGTTGAGCTTGAGACCGAGAAAGCTAACTTCGAAGTCGCCGCCGAAGCAACGGGAATCTTGGCGTCAATAGCGAAAAAAGCAGATGAGGATGTCGAAGTAGGAGACATCCTAGGAACCATTGAAGTATCCGAAAGCAAAAAGGATACAAGAAGCGGTGCAGAAGAATCTCCTAAGAAAACTGAAGCCTCACCCCAACCACCAACCGAAGGAACTCCCCAAGAAAAGCAGCCTGAAGAAGAACCCGAGACCAGAGTGACTCCCGTCGCGAGAAATATCGCCGAGCAGAACGAAGTCGACCTCTCCCAGATCGTACCCGAGGGAAACAGAATCACGAAAGAAGATGTGGAAAGGCACCTTGAGTCACAGAGAACCGGAGGGGAAATCCCGCAAGAAGCCCCCCCGGAGGAGGAAATTTCCGAAACCCCGGTATCGCCGGATATTTTCCCGTCCCTCTCACAGCTTACCGCAAACAGGGAGAGGAGAATGAAAATGTCGAGACGTCGCAGGACCATAGCAAGACGTCTCGTGGAAGCTCAGCAGACAGCCGCCATACTTTCCACTTTTAATGAAATCGACATGTCTAACGTAATGGAGCTTCGATCGAGAAAAAAAGACGCTTTCCGGGAAAAATACGGAGTGAGTCTCGGTTTTTCCTCCTTTTTCATAAAAGCCTCTATTGGAGCGCTCAGGCTGTTTCCTGAGATAAATGCCGAGATCCAGGAAGATGAAATAGTCTATAAGGATTACTATGACATCGGAATAGCCGTAGGGGCCGAGGGAGGACTTGTCGTTCCCGTCATAAGGGAGGCTGACAGAAAAACCTTCGCACAGATAGAAAAAGAAGTCAGGGAACTTGCCGAAAAGGCAAACACAAACACACTTTCACTCGATGAAATCTTCGGCGGGACTTTCACCATAACAAACGGAGGAGTGTACGGTTCGCTGATGAGCACCCCAATACTGAATCCGCCCCAAGTCGCGATACTTGGACTTCACAAGATAGAGGAAAGGCCCGTGGCGGTTAACGGAGACATAGTGATAAAACCGATGATGTACACGGCACTCAGCTACGACCACAGGATAGTTGATGGAAAGGAAGCCGTGCAGTTCCTCGTAAAGGTAAAGGAACTGATTGAAGATCCTGAAACTCTTCTTATCGAAGGTTAA
- a CDS encoding 2-oxoglutarate dehydrogenase E1 component: MDIWKNFHGLNSGYVMDLYERYVRDSSSVDPATKTIFKGWKPDSKYSSLRVEIEPEIEKNGFKQSSVRDVNKAVAIANMAQAIRRHGHLASRIDPLGGPVHGDLTLHAETFGLDEEELRDFPSTLVGWPLSQNSLDALDGIRKLRKIYSSTTGYNYDHIYEAEERRWMRGAIESGVYRPPLNPVNEVELLDTLTKVEVFENFLHSIFPGKFRFSIEGVDMLVPMLNELILLAIKADIHQIILGMAHRGRLNVMHHVMEKNYKYTLLKFKDPVLVRDFADDMGWTGDVKYHEAVKRDIPTGGMLDRNMRITMVPNPSHLESVNPVVQGMSRACGISDDVPGSPQFDPSTVIPVQIHGDSAFMGQGINAETLNLSSLPGYRAGGTIHIITNNQLGYTTLPCDSRSTLYASDLAKGFEIPIVHVNADDPVACIESIRLAFGYTSRFEKHFLIDLVGYRRYGHNEADEPGFTQPMIYKKIDSHPRVMDIWAKKLIEKGTVSEKQVEQLQEEYIKKIAEEFESISPDDSPEESTAPSPEREIAKRTVTKVPDETLRGLNDSLLSVPEGFTVNSKIARIRDRRKNTLDDPKEKTIDWAMAEELAYASIIAQGIPIRITGQDCERGTFSHRHAVLHDSENGAIHTPLERIPQAKAAFEIKNSPLSENACLGFEYGYCIERTNCLVIWEAQYGDFINGAQTIVDEYLVSARAKWGQTPSLVLLLPHAYEGQGPDHSSGRLERFLMSAAEYNIRIVNCTTSAQFFHVLRRQALLLEKDPLPLIVMTPKGLLRSPMINSSLKDLSEGKWLPVIDDPMTTRQTKKVRRLIFCSGKVYVDLISSELRAKSPDVAIARIEQLYPRPKEEVSAVLERYGKLEEVVWVQEEPQNAGAWKYMLPFFKRKIIKKRFPLSYIGRKRYSSPSEGLSSMHKYNQGLLIKQAFSIDKVVEGNEESGITWHRNI, translated from the coding sequence ATGGACATCTGGAAAAACTTTCACGGGCTCAACTCAGGTTACGTAATGGATCTCTACGAACGTTACGTAAGAGACTCCTCTTCAGTAGATCCCGCCACGAAAACCATCTTTAAGGGATGGAAACCCGATAGCAAATACTCGTCTCTCAGGGTCGAGATAGAACCCGAGATCGAGAAGAACGGTTTCAAGCAGTCATCCGTAAGAGATGTAAACAAGGCCGTTGCGATCGCCAATATGGCTCAGGCAATCAGGAGGCACGGTCACCTGGCAAGCAGAATAGACCCCCTCGGGGGTCCAGTTCACGGAGACCTCACCCTGCACGCCGAAACCTTCGGACTTGACGAGGAGGAACTAAGAGACTTTCCCTCGACACTTGTAGGATGGCCTCTTTCGCAGAACTCACTTGACGCCCTTGACGGAATAAGAAAGCTGAGAAAAATCTACTCTTCCACCACGGGGTATAACTATGACCACATCTACGAAGCTGAAGAGAGAAGGTGGATGAGAGGCGCCATAGAGTCGGGTGTTTACCGCCCTCCCCTAAATCCCGTTAACGAAGTGGAACTTCTCGATACCCTCACCAAAGTGGAGGTATTCGAAAACTTCCTCCACAGCATCTTTCCCGGGAAATTCAGGTTCTCAATAGAAGGCGTCGACATGCTGGTGCCGATGCTGAATGAACTAATACTCCTCGCCATCAAAGCCGACATACACCAGATAATTCTCGGAATGGCCCATCGCGGAAGGCTGAACGTGATGCACCACGTGATGGAGAAAAACTACAAGTACACGCTGCTTAAGTTCAAGGACCCTGTTCTGGTAAGGGACTTCGCCGACGACATGGGATGGACCGGGGACGTAAAGTACCACGAGGCCGTAAAACGCGATATCCCGACGGGAGGCATGCTTGATCGCAACATGAGGATCACCATGGTTCCCAATCCCAGCCACTTGGAATCGGTAAATCCCGTAGTGCAGGGAATGTCGAGGGCATGCGGGATAAGCGATGATGTGCCTGGTTCTCCGCAATTCGACCCCTCAACGGTAATCCCGGTACAGATTCATGGAGATTCGGCATTCATGGGACAGGGGATAAACGCGGAAACGCTTAATCTCTCATCCCTTCCGGGCTACCGCGCCGGCGGAACCATACACATAATCACCAACAACCAGCTGGGCTACACCACGCTTCCCTGCGACAGCAGAAGCACTCTTTACGCAAGCGATCTCGCAAAGGGATTCGAAATACCGATTGTCCACGTAAATGCGGATGACCCGGTCGCCTGCATAGAGTCAATACGCCTGGCCTTCGGCTACACATCGAGATTCGAAAAACATTTCCTCATAGACCTTGTCGGCTACAGAAGGTACGGACACAACGAGGCGGACGAACCGGGATTCACTCAGCCCATGATATACAAAAAGATAGACAGTCATCCCCGGGTGATGGACATCTGGGCAAAGAAACTGATAGAAAAAGGCACCGTCTCGGAAAAGCAGGTAGAACAGCTACAGGAAGAATATATCAAGAAGATTGCCGAGGAATTCGAATCGATTTCCCCTGACGACTCCCCCGAGGAATCAACGGCGCCCTCCCCAGAACGCGAGATAGCGAAAAGAACGGTTACCAAGGTTCCCGACGAAACCCTGCGCGGACTAAACGACTCCCTTCTCTCGGTTCCCGAAGGATTCACGGTAAATTCGAAAATCGCCAGAATACGCGACAGAAGAAAAAACACTCTCGACGACCCGAAAGAAAAGACAATTGACTGGGCCATGGCGGAAGAACTAGCCTACGCTTCCATAATCGCACAAGGCATTCCCATCAGGATAACCGGACAGGATTGCGAGAGGGGTACTTTCAGCCATCGTCACGCAGTGCTCCACGACTCTGAGAACGGCGCAATTCATACTCCTCTGGAGAGGATCCCGCAGGCAAAAGCTGCATTCGAGATAAAAAACAGCCCGCTCAGCGAAAACGCCTGCCTGGGTTTTGAGTACGGATACTGTATCGAGAGAACAAACTGCCTTGTAATATGGGAAGCCCAGTACGGAGATTTCATAAACGGGGCTCAGACCATAGTGGACGAGTATCTTGTATCGGCAAGGGCGAAATGGGGACAGACCCCTTCCCTGGTTCTCCTGCTCCCTCACGCTTATGAAGGACAGGGCCCTGACCACTCGAGCGGGAGGCTTGAAAGATTCCTCATGTCGGCCGCCGAATACAATATAAGGATAGTAAACTGCACCACTTCAGCGCAGTTTTTCCACGTACTTCGCCGCCAGGCCCTGCTGCTTGAAAAAGATCCCCTTCCCCTGATCGTCATGACGCCCAAGGGACTTCTACGAAGCCCGATGATAAACTCGTCCCTTAAGGATCTATCCGAGGGAAAATGGCTTCCCGTAATCGACGATCCGATGACCACCAGACAGACGAAAAAAGTAAGAAGGCTGATATTCTGCAGCGGCAAGGTATACGTTGACCTCATCTCAAGTGAACTCAGAGCCAAATCGCCTGATGTTGCCATAGCCAGAATCGAGCAGCTTTACCCGAGACCCAAGGAAGAGGTAAGCGCCGTTTTGGAGAGGTATGGTAAACTTGAAGAGGTGGTCTGGGTACAGGAAGAACCTCAGAACGCGGGAGCCTGGAAATACATGCTGCCTTTTTTCAAAAGAAAAATCATCAAGAAACGGTTTCCACTCAGCTATATAGGAAGAAAGCGCTACTCAAGCCCGTCCGAAGGACTTTCCTCCATGCACAAATACAATCAGGGGTTGCTTATAAAGCAGGCGTTCAGCATAGACAAAGTAGTGGAAGGAAATGAGGAAAGCGGGATAACCTGGCACAGAAATATCTGA
- the aspS gene encoding aspartate--tRNA ligase, translating to MLELMGEWKRSNFCGELGKKHVDRSVTLMGWVQSRRDHGGVIFVDLRDKEGLCQIVFNPQHDPKIHKTAEQLRDEWVIAVKGTVTPRTEETVNPSLKTGEIEVVAEQVRILNTSKVIPFLIENEVNADELLRLKYRYLDLRRPPMRDNIIFRHKVAAAVRSYLNENGFLEIETPYFTKSTPEGARDFLVPSRLNEGQFYALPQSPQTLKQTLMISGFDRYYQIVKCFRDEDLRADRQPEFTQIDMEMSFVSEDDVISIVEGMIKTVLRETKGIDVSIPFSRMPYEEAMERYGTDCPDTRFGLELKDISSIFRDSQFKVFRGALEKGGAIKALNLKGGAEKLTRKEIDDLTEYAISLGAKGLAWIRVGEDGWNSPIVKFLSEGERELLAETLSMEKGDIVFFGADSVDMVNQVMSNVRLSLGRTLSLIDEEKLEFLWVVDFPLLKYSPRDKRYVAVHHPFTAPKDEDVEKIEDSPDDAASKSYDIVLNGVEIGGGSIRIHRKDIQQKIFDAIGIGEDEAREKFGFLLEALEFGAPPHGGIALGLDRLLMLLSGGESIRDVIAFPKTQKGSCPLTEAPSEVSPEQLLETGINTIAKKSED from the coding sequence ATGCTTGAACTTATGGGAGAGTGGAAAAGATCGAATTTCTGCGGAGAGCTTGGGAAAAAACACGTTGACCGCTCCGTTACTCTCATGGGCTGGGTACAGTCACGAAGAGACCATGGCGGGGTAATTTTTGTTGATCTGCGCGACAAGGAAGGGCTTTGCCAGATTGTTTTTAACCCGCAGCACGACCCGAAGATCCATAAGACCGCTGAACAGCTGCGGGATGAATGGGTAATCGCGGTAAAAGGAACTGTAACCCCCCGGACCGAGGAAACTGTGAACCCGAGCCTCAAAACCGGCGAGATCGAGGTGGTAGCCGAGCAGGTAAGAATTCTTAACACGTCAAAGGTAATACCGTTTCTCATAGAGAACGAAGTGAACGCCGATGAGCTTCTCAGGCTTAAGTACCGCTACCTCGACCTCAGAAGACCCCCAATGCGGGACAACATAATCTTTCGCCACAAAGTCGCCGCCGCGGTGCGAAGTTACCTCAACGAAAACGGGTTTCTCGAGATCGAAACCCCCTATTTCACGAAATCGACGCCTGAAGGGGCAAGAGACTTTCTCGTTCCGAGCCGGCTTAACGAAGGTCAGTTCTACGCGCTTCCTCAGTCGCCCCAGACATTGAAACAGACCCTTATGATCTCGGGTTTTGACAGATACTACCAGATAGTTAAATGCTTCAGGGATGAGGACTTAAGAGCGGACCGCCAGCCCGAATTCACCCAGATAGACATGGAGATGTCGTTTGTCTCAGAAGACGACGTGATCTCAATCGTCGAAGGCATGATAAAAACAGTTCTTCGGGAAACAAAAGGAATTGACGTAAGCATTCCTTTTTCTAGAATGCCTTACGAAGAAGCCATGGAGAGGTACGGGACCGACTGCCCCGATACGAGGTTCGGCCTTGAATTAAAGGACATTTCATCCATATTCCGTGACTCGCAGTTCAAAGTCTTTCGCGGAGCCCTTGAGAAGGGCGGAGCGATAAAGGCCCTTAACCTCAAAGGAGGAGCCGAGAAGCTTACAAGAAAGGAAATAGACGATCTTACCGAGTACGCAATCTCGCTCGGAGCAAAAGGGCTTGCGTGGATAAGGGTCGGCGAGGACGGGTGGAACTCTCCCATAGTCAAGTTTCTAAGTGAAGGGGAGCGCGAGCTTCTGGCCGAGACCCTTTCGATGGAGAAAGGAGACATAGTGTTTTTCGGTGCCGACTCGGTTGATATGGTAAACCAGGTGATGTCAAACGTAAGGCTCAGTCTCGGTCGGACCCTCTCTCTCATTGACGAAGAAAAACTTGAATTTCTCTGGGTAGTGGATTTTCCGCTTCTTAAGTACAGCCCCAGAGACAAAAGATACGTCGCCGTCCACCACCCTTTTACCGCCCCCAAAGATGAGGACGTGGAGAAAATTGAGGATTCCCCGGACGATGCGGCTTCAAAATCTTACGACATAGTCTTAAACGGAGTGGAGATAGGCGGGGGAAGCATAAGGATTCACAGAAAAGACATACAGCAGAAAATATTTGACGCTATAGGAATCGGAGAGGATGAGGCAAGGGAAAAATTCGGTTTTCTCCTTGAGGCTCTTGAATTCGGAGCCCCTCCGCACGGAGGGATAGCGCTCGGTCTTGACAGGCTTTTGATGCTTCTCTCGGGCGGAGAATCGATAAGAGACGTAATAGCTTTTCCAAAAACGCAGAAGGGATCCTGTCCTCTGACGGAAGCTCCCTCGGAGGTCTCTCCAGAACAGCTCCTTGAAACCGGAATAAACACTATCGCAAAAAAATCAGAAGACTGA